GCTCGTCTGCCGCTTCGGCGATGGTTGCCGGCGTGGCGCTCGCCGTCCAAGGCCAGAGGCGCGTGGGAGGTCATGCGCCGCTCGAGCCGCTGGAGCTGCGCGATCTGCTGGTCGAGACGGGCACGCCGCAGGCTCCCGATCCACGTCTGATCGGGCCGCTTCCCGACCTGGCCGCGGCATCGGCGGTCGGCGTGCCGGCGCCGCGGATCACGGCGCTCTCGGCGAGCTGGACGCTCGCGCTCTGCGCGCTGCTGTGGGTCGCGGTCGCGACGCGCGCCAGCGCGCGCTGCGCTGCCGGCGGCTAGAGCGCGCGGTCTCGCGGTCGGTCGGCGTCCGCCAGGCGGGCCTCGAAGCCCTCGAGCGCCGTTGCGAGTCGCTCGAGGTTCTTGTTCAGCGCCTCGAGGTCGCCGCGCGTGGGCAGATCGGCGACGTGCAGCACGCGCTCGACCGCGGCGTGAACGGTCTGCGTGATCTCCGAGGAGTCGAAGCGCGGGCCGTCGCCGGGAGTGCGGATCCAGCGCCTCACGTTGTCGCGCATCTCGTTCAGGTTGGTCTCGACGTCTCCGACTCCCCGGCGCACCAGGCTGTAGAGCGCGTCGCCGCCGCGCTGGATCAGCTCGGTGAGCAGCGTTCCGGAGACGGCGGGATCGCGATCGCCGCGATTCTCGCGCTGGTCGTCCACCAGGATCTGCGACAGGACGATCGGCGTGATCTCTTCGCCCGTCTCGTTGTCGATCACGCAGATGTCGTGACCCTCGCGCACGAGCTCGGAGATCCCTTTCAGCGTGATGTACCGGCTCGACTCCGTGTTGTAGAGCTTCCGGTTCGCGTAGCGCTTGATCAGGATCGCCATGATTTTCGAGTATCCCACCGGCCCCTGGGTCGGTCAAACCCGCCCCCATCTCGTTCTCGTCTCGCGTGGACGTCCGGTGCGATGGCATCGGAGAGCGCCGCGAAGACCTCGCGCACGCGCTCGGCCGCCGGATCGCGGCCGGCGCGTTCTGCCCAGCGCTTCTCCTCTGCGCGCAGCGCCTCGCGCAGGCGCTCGAGCGAGGGGGCGGCGCCGCCGAGCAGGCTGGCTCCGGACGCGAGCGCGAGGGCGAGCTCCTGCGCGGAGCGCACCAGATGCTCGAGCGCGCGCCTGCCCGAGTCAGGCATCGCCGCGCTCCGCAAAGATCATCCCGACCATTCGCCCGAGCGCCGCGAGCTCGTGCACGTCCTCGCCGAAGAGCGGCACCGCGCGCACCGCCTCGGCCGGGAGCGGAAGCGCCTTCTCGAGGCGCTCGCGCACCGAAGCGTCGCGGAGCGCAAGCGCCGCCTGCGCGCGCGTCGCCGCGACCAGTGCGCTCGCGCTCGCCGGCGCGTCCAGGTCGGGCGCGGCCTCGCCGAGCGCGCGCGTGAGCCAGGCGATCGCGCGCTCCACTTCGCCGTCGTCGTCGGCCGGCGGCTCGCCTGCGCCCGGCCAGACGTGCACCCGATTCAGCACCAGCCCGACCAGCGCGATTCCCTCCGCCTGAAGGCGCAGCCAGAACGTCTCCGCGCTCTTCGCCTGCTGCAGATCGGGCCCCGAGACCAGCACGAAGCCGCAGCTGGGATCGCGAAGCAGACGCGCGACCTCGTGCGCCCGTTCGGAGAAGCCGCCGAGCATCTCCTCCATCGCGAGCAGGAACTCCGAGATCGCGGTCAGGAACTCGAGGCCCGTGATCCGCTCCAGGCCCTTCAGGACCAGCTCCGAGCCGGAGCGGAACAGGCGCAGGCTGGCCCGTCCGACGACCGCGGCCGGATGCAGGAGCGTGGTCAGGAACTGGCTCTCGAGAAAGCCAGCGAGTCTTCGCGGCGCGTCGAGGAAGTCGAGCGCGTGCGATGCGGGGGGCGTGTCGAGCACGATCAGATCGTACCCCCCCTCGACGTGAACCTGGCGCAGCTTTTCCATCGCGGAATACTCGCGGCTGCCTCCGAGCGCGTCGGTCAGGTTGCGGTAAATGGGATTCGCGAAGATCCGCTCGCGCGACGCCGGATCGGCGGCGAAGCGCTCGACCAGCTCGTCGAAGGTGCGCTTGGTGTCGAGCATCATCGCGGCGAGCGTTCCCTCTCCGGCGACGCCGGCCTCGCGCAGACGCTCGCGCGGCACCTCGCGCGGAACGTGGTCGAGCGCTCCGGTGCCGAGCGCGTCGGCCAGGCGGCGAGCGGGATCGATCGTCATCACGAGCACGGACTTCCCTGCGCGCGCGCCGGCCAGCCCGAGCGCCGCCGCGACGGTGGTCTTGCCGACCCCGCCGGTGCCGACGGTGACGAGGATCCGGCGGTCGAGCCAGCCGGCAGGCTTCACGCCCCGACCTCGGCTCGCGATCGCGCGAGCTCGGCCTCGAGGCTGCGCGCGAGCGCCGCCACGCCGGTGGGGTCGTCGACGCCCCGCGCGAGCCAGGGCAGGGCGATCGGCGCGACGCCGAACTCGCGCTCGAGTCGCACGAGATGGCCCGCCTGCATCCGTGCGCGCGCCAACCGGTAGCGCGCGGAAGCACAGAGCGTGACCGGGTCGACGAGCGGGGACGGCGCGCCCGCGGCGTCGAGCTTCGCGACCATGCCGAGCACGCGTTCGGCGTCGCGCAGGTCGAGCGGCGGCTCGACGCCATTGGCGATCACCGGGCCGAGCGCGAGTCCGAGCTCGCGGATCCGCGCGCTGAGCTCGAGCGTCTCGTTCACCGGCAGCTCCTCGAGCAGGCTCACGATCAGCACGGCCGTCCGCGCGGCGTCGGTGAGCAACGCCTGAACCAGATCGGTGTTGCGGCGCAGTGGACCGAGCCTCACGGTGTCGAGGATCACCTTCGGGGCCGAGAGCAGCGAGAGCCCGTGACCGGTCGCGGGCGCGTCGATCACGATCAGCGGCCAGACTGGGGCTCCGCGCGAGTCCTCCCGCGTGACCAGGTGCCAGAGCTTCCCGAGCGTGATCAGCTCGCGCCAGCCGGGCGCTGCCTCCAGGAAGCGCTTGAAGCCCGCGTTGCC
This genomic interval from Deltaproteobacteria bacterium contains the following:
- a CDS encoding ArsA family ATPase, with the protein product MCFRALPVGARTDAGGPSRATRARVRRRADRPALARAGRRRPHRRGGARAQPRGRARAIASRGRGVKPAGWLDRRILVTVGTGGVGKTTVAAALGLAGARAGKSVLVMTIDPARRLADALGTGALDHVPREVPRERLREAGVAGEGTLAAMMLDTKRTFDELVERFAADPASRERIFANPIYRNLTDALGGSREYSAMEKLRQVHVEGGYDLIVLDTPPASHALDFLDAPRRLAGFLESQFLTTLLHPAAVVGRASLRLFRSGSELVLKGLERITGLEFLTAISEFLLAMEEMLGGFSERAHEVARLLRDPSCGFVLVSGPDLQQAKSAETFWLRLQAEGIALVGLVLNRVHVWPGAGEPPADDDGEVERAIAWLTRALGEAAPDLDAPASASALVAATRAQAALALRDASVRERLEKALPLPAEAVRAVPLFGEDVHELAALGRMVGMIFAERGDA
- a CDS encoding ArsA family ATPase, giving the protein MTDLIAQLLARRLLLVTGKGGTGKTSVAAALGRLAADTGVKTLVVELGHASVLPDLLCEGPPRATGEPRRDPLRAAPNLFTLRLIPEDALLEYLELQIRVRALARGIVGNAGFKRFLEAAPGWRELITLGKLWHLVTREDSRGAPVWPLIVIDAPATGHGLSLLSAPKVILDTVRLGPLRRNTDLVQALLTDAARTAVLIVSLLEELPVNETLELSARIRELGLALGPVIANGVEPPLDLRDAERVLGMVAKLDAAGAPSPLVDPVTLCASARYRLARARMQAGHLVRLEREFGVAPIALPWLARGVDDPTGVAALARSLEAELARSRAEVGA